Proteins encoded within one genomic window of Formosa agariphila KMM 3901:
- a CDS encoding Kelch repeat-containing protein yields the protein MRFAFVLFFLVVTLTAQNIKGTVLDRDTNMPLEHVNVYYKTSAKGTSTNNNGKFELQIIKASETDFISFSSVGYATENYTLKQLKSLNYIVFLSKINEELDEVVVYSELDLQDALQFKKIGTLKESIHHFGATLVDDKIYVIGGDKTIKDDVKKRALQESESIGELFKNVSKPELIWKHYSDKLQVYDTENDTVIVSDLNFRKRAYHNVVAIDNKVYVLGGKSLSNSQNTEYLENKIEVFDLETNVLEVDNTYPHQAINFTSVAYQNNIIVMGGSNKQNSNGDKMYSNKSFIYNITSGYWYALKNMTTPKEVQGVLVKNKIFLIGGFNGGILKAIESYNLETGIWNAEGNLFYGIENPSLTVSNNIIYMFNNGRFLTYNVDTKVLNEYDIRLNLKAASLFCIYGVLYIVGGSTEVYYQTTPSPNIYAVDLSEFSKTRILQSKKMI from the coding sequence ATGAGATTCGCTTTTGTATTGTTTTTTTTAGTAGTTACACTAACAGCCCAAAATATTAAAGGGACTGTGCTTGATAGGGATACCAACATGCCTCTAGAGCATGTAAACGTATATTATAAAACGTCTGCTAAAGGAACGAGTACAAATAATAATGGAAAGTTTGAATTACAGATTATAAAAGCCTCAGAAACAGATTTTATTTCATTTTCTAGTGTTGGTTATGCGACCGAAAATTACACGCTAAAGCAATTAAAATCTTTAAACTATATCGTCTTTTTATCTAAAATTAATGAAGAACTAGATGAGGTTGTGGTATATTCTGAACTTGATTTACAAGACGCTTTGCAGTTTAAAAAAATAGGAACGTTAAAGGAAAGTATTCATCATTTTGGAGCAACACTTGTAGATGATAAAATTTACGTAATTGGTGGAGATAAGACTATAAAAGATGATGTTAAAAAACGGGCGCTCCAAGAATCTGAATCTATAGGCGAGTTGTTTAAGAATGTCAGTAAACCCGAGCTTATTTGGAAGCATTATAGTGATAAATTACAAGTTTACGATACCGAAAATGATACTGTTATTGTTTCAGATTTAAATTTTAGAAAACGTGCTTATCACAATGTCGTGGCTATAGATAATAAAGTATATGTATTGGGAGGAAAATCTTTATCGAATAGTCAAAACACAGAATATTTAGAAAATAAAATTGAAGTTTTTGATCTAGAGACTAATGTCTTAGAGGTAGATAATACCTATCCCCATCAAGCCATTAATTTTACTTCGGTCGCTTATCAGAATAATATTATTGTTATGGGCGGTTCTAATAAGCAGAACTCAAATGGTGATAAAATGTATAGCAATAAATCATTCATTTATAATATTACTTCTGGATATTGGTATGCGTTAAAAAACATGACAACACCAAAGGAGGTTCAAGGTGTTTTGGTTAAGAATAAAATCTTTTTAATAGGAGGTTTTAATGGCGGTATACTAAAAGCAATTGAATCTTATAATCTAGAAACTGGAATTTGGAACGCAGAAGGTAATTTATTTTACGGTATTGAAAACCCCAGTTTAACCGTGTCTAATAATATTATTTACATGTTTAATAATGGTAGATTTCTAACTTATAATGTAGATACTAAAGTTTTAAATGAATATGATATTCGATTAAATTTAAAAGCAGCTTCGCTTTTTTGTATTTACGGAGTCTTATATATTGTTGGAGGTAGTACAGAAGTATATTACCAAACGACGCCTTCACCAAATATTTATGCGGTCGATTTAAGTGAGTTTTCTAAAACTAGAATACTACAATCTAAAAAAATGATTTAG
- a CDS encoding c-type cytochrome: MRKLLFIVLAMCIIGCGKKEEKKTFEYAPKATKTNDVPAQTEEKVSYEDLVDLENKGIGPIKNVDLNEIIDQDLAKKGERYFNMTCVGCHKTDRRFIGPALGDITAKRSPEWIMNMTMNTAEMIKEDPLAKGIFEEYDKAPMVTAPVNETDARAILEYLRTLNP; the protein is encoded by the coding sequence ATGAGAAAACTACTTTTTATAGTCTTAGCCATGTGTATTATTGGTTGTGGCAAAAAAGAAGAAAAGAAAACTTTTGAATACGCACCAAAAGCGACTAAAACAAATGATGTACCAGCACAGACTGAAGAAAAAGTTTCTTATGAAGATCTTGTCGATTTAGAAAACAAAGGTATTGGTCCTATTAAAAATGTGGATTTAAATGAAATTATAGACCAAGATTTAGCAAAAAAGGGAGAGCGTTATTTTAACATGACCTGTGTGGGGTGCCACAAAACAGACCGCAGATTTATTGGTCCTGCTTTAGGCGATATAACCGCTAAAAGAAGTCCAGAATGGATTATGAATATGACAATGAATACTGCCGAAATGATAAAAGAAGACCCGCTTGCAAAGGGTATTTTTGAAGAGTATGATAAAGCCCCAATGGTTACAGCTCCCGTAAACGAAACAGACGCTAGAGCCATATTAGAATATTTAAGAACCTTAAACCCTTAA
- a CDS encoding universal stress protein produces the protein MKNILVTIDFNGKEKVLLEKAYELALAFKSKLWIMHIAAPDPDFVGYGVGPDEVRNDRADELRAEHRKLQEYSKNMTDRGVDADGLLVDGATIETILKSAEKLNAELIITGHEEHGFFYRAIMGSTAEQLLEESKIPLMIVPLKDV, from the coding sequence ATGAAAAATATTTTAGTTACCATCGATTTTAATGGAAAAGAAAAAGTGTTGTTAGAGAAGGCTTATGAGTTGGCATTGGCGTTTAAAAGCAAATTGTGGATTATGCATATTGCAGCTCCTGATCCCGATTTTGTTGGTTATGGGGTTGGTCCAGACGAAGTAAGAAATGATCGTGCAGATGAGTTAAGAGCAGAGCATCGTAAACTTCAGGAGTATTCTAAAAACATGACAGATCGTGGTGTAGATGCAGACGGTTTACTTGTAGATGGCGCAACAATAGAAACCATTTTAAAGTCTGCCGAAAAATTAAATGCTGAATTAATTATCACAGGTCATGAAGAACATGGTTTTTTCTATAGAGCCATTATGGGCAGTACAGCAGAGCAATTATTAGAAGAGTCTAAAATACCTTTAATGATTGTACCTTTAAAAGACGTATAA
- a CDS encoding outer membrane beta-barrel family protein has protein sequence MRSLCLILCLFITSTCIYAQDLEIKGHVLERATNYPVPYATVVLVDSTSDKPITGTTTNEEGIFNLQSDSQDVYLKISFIGFKTQTFKSLDFSSSELDLGTIYLEQDAQSLDEVLVRAEVSSTQFKLDRKVFNVGQDIASTGVSALEVLNNVPSVNVDIEGAVSLRGNSGVQILIDGKPSVLADESSNALGTITADMIERIEVITNPSAKYDAEGTAGILNIILKKEDKKGLNGSISLNTGIPDNHSVGVSLNRRTEKFNLFTQFGGGYRSLPRDNTSENTNFETGSSVISEGTEYRNETFFNLTLGTDYHINDLNVLTLSGNFAYEIEDQPSKTNFSSYDNSILDSQWYREETTDATNPKWQYELNYKKEFKNNEEHTLLFSALGSFFGKDQESEFTNITTFGDIVNVDQQTETEFQQADYTFKLDYTNPLSESITIETGVQYLINDVGNDYEVREFESGVWNVNPNLTNDFEYNQKVFGVYGTGAYEGERWGLKLGLRVEDTKLYTLLTNTNEENNQTYTDFFPTLHSSYKINDNFSVQAGYSKRIFRPRLWDLNPFFNIKNNYNIRVGNPNLQPEYTNSYEITGIFKIGKATLNSSVFYLYTTDVVERVSVFQDNVTLTTPVNVGTNGAVGFEINGKYAPLNWLSFNGDFNFNYFERKGEFETQSFDFTGERWNGRLTTKIGLPADFDLEITGQYESDYETVQSTSHGFGFADIGVRKKILKGKVVMNFAVKDVFETRLYESTILNENNYNNTTSERGRFYTLGFSYGFGRGEAMTYSGKR, from the coding sequence ATGAGGTCTCTGTGTCTTATTCTCTGCTTATTTATTACTAGTACTTGTATCTATGCTCAAGATTTAGAAATTAAAGGGCATGTTCTCGAACGGGCAACCAATTATCCAGTGCCTTACGCTACCGTAGTTTTGGTCGATTCTACTTCCGATAAACCAATTACGGGAACTACAACTAACGAAGAAGGAATTTTCAATTTACAATCAGATTCTCAAGATGTTTATCTTAAAATTAGTTTTATAGGATTTAAAACGCAGACATTTAAAAGTCTAGATTTCTCATCTTCAGAACTCGATTTAGGAACAATATATTTAGAGCAAGACGCACAATCTTTAGATGAAGTTTTGGTACGTGCAGAAGTGTCTTCAACCCAATTTAAATTAGATCGAAAAGTATTTAATGTTGGGCAAGATATTGCCAGTACAGGTGTAAGTGCTTTAGAGGTTTTAAATAATGTACCATCGGTTAATGTAGATATTGAAGGTGCGGTGAGTTTAAGAGGTAACAGTGGTGTTCAAATTTTAATAGATGGAAAACCTTCAGTACTCGCAGACGAGAGTAGTAATGCTTTAGGAACTATTACAGCCGACATGATTGAACGTATTGAGGTAATTACAAACCCATCCGCGAAATACGATGCCGAAGGAACCGCTGGAATTTTAAATATTATTTTAAAGAAAGAAGATAAGAAAGGACTGAATGGTTCTATTTCGTTAAACACAGGGATTCCAGATAATCATAGTGTTGGGGTTAGTTTAAACCGCAGAACAGAAAAGTTTAATTTGTTTACCCAGTTTGGTGGTGGGTACCGCTCTTTGCCAAGAGATAATACTTCTGAAAACACAAATTTTGAAACAGGTTCTAGTGTAATTAGTGAAGGGACAGAGTACAGAAATGAAACCTTCTTCAACTTAACTTTAGGAACAGATTATCATATAAACGATTTAAATGTATTAACGCTTTCAGGAAATTTTGCTTACGAAATAGAAGATCAACCATCTAAAACTAATTTTAGTTCATACGACAATTCAATTCTAGATTCTCAATGGTATAGAGAAGAAACCACGGATGCTACAAATCCGAAATGGCAATACGAATTAAATTATAAAAAGGAATTTAAAAATAACGAAGAGCATACGTTGTTGTTTAGTGCTTTAGGAAGTTTCTTCGGAAAAGATCAAGAATCAGAATTTACAAATATCACAACCTTTGGAGATATTGTAAATGTAGATCAGCAAACAGAAACTGAGTTTCAGCAAGCAGATTATACGTTTAAGTTAGATTATACAAATCCGCTTTCCGAAAGTATAACTATCGAAACTGGAGTACAGTATTTAATTAACGATGTTGGAAACGATTATGAAGTTCGTGAATTTGAATCTGGAGTTTGGAATGTAAATCCAAATTTAACTAACGATTTCGAGTATAATCAAAAGGTGTTTGGAGTATATGGAACAGGAGCATACGAAGGCGAACGTTGGGGACTAAAACTGGGATTACGTGTTGAAGACACTAAGCTATATACTTTGTTAACCAATACCAATGAAGAAAACAATCAGACTTACACAGATTTTTTTCCGACCTTACATAGTTCTTATAAAATAAACGACAACTTTTCTGTTCAGGCAGGATACTCTAAACGTATTTTTAGACCACGTCTGTGGGATTTAAACCCGTTTTTTAATATAAAAAACAATTATAATATCCGAGTAGGAAATCCGAATTTGCAACCGGAATACACAAATTCATACGAGATTACAGGAATCTTTAAAATAGGAAAGGCAACCTTAAATTCTAGTGTATTCTATCTATATACTACAGATGTTGTAGAACGTGTGTCTGTTTTTCAAGATAATGTAACGCTTACTACACCGGTAAACGTAGGAACAAATGGAGCTGTTGGTTTTGAAATAAACGGAAAATATGCGCCTTTAAATTGGCTGTCTTTTAATGGGGATTTTAACTTTAATTACTTTGAGCGTAAAGGCGAGTTCGAAACACAATCTTTCGATTTTACCGGAGAGCGTTGGAATGGTAGGTTAACAACAAAAATAGGATTACCTGCCGATTTCGATTTAGAAATCACTGGTCAGTATGAGTCCGACTACGAAACCGTACAAAGTACAAGTCATGGTTTTGGATTTGCAGATATAGGTGTTCGTAAAAAAATTCTGAAAGGTAAAGTTGTTATGAATTTTGCCGTTAAAGATGTTTTCGAAACAAGACTTTATGAAAGTACTATTTTAAACGAAAATAACTATAATAATACGACTAGTGAACGCGGTCGCTTTTACACGCTTGGTTTTAGTTATGGTTTTGGTAGAGGAGAAGCTATGACGTATTCTGGAAAGCGATAA
- a CDS encoding DUF502 domain-containing protein gives MKSYRLLFRYIMTGTLFVVVPILILFILFGKALSILMPLGHKLTHMFNLTSLLGPAAVVFVSCFLIALVSFFSGYLIVNGFLKQWSNTFETTLFYHFPSFQMMKYKFIDENDFKDQGFWEPILLKEDNAYCIAFITDKSQPNFRSIYIPDAPKMDAGEVRYMLTTDCEFIPITMKQAMNGLRQFGKGLDPEVFSGIK, from the coding sequence GTGAAGAGTTATAGATTACTGTTTAGATATATCATGACAGGGACATTATTTGTAGTTGTTCCTATACTAATTTTGTTCATTTTATTTGGTAAGGCGTTAAGTATCCTAATGCCACTCGGACATAAATTAACGCATATGTTTAACCTGACATCGTTATTAGGTCCGGCAGCTGTTGTTTTTGTAAGTTGTTTTTTAATTGCTCTCGTCAGTTTTTTTAGTGGTTACTTAATTGTAAATGGGTTTTTAAAGCAATGGAGTAACACGTTCGAAACTACATTGTTTTATCATTTTCCATCATTTCAGATGATGAAATATAAATTTATAGACGAAAATGATTTTAAAGATCAAGGATTCTGGGAACCAATTTTATTGAAAGAAGACAATGCGTATTGTATTGCGTTTATCACAGATAAAAGTCAACCAAATTTTCGATCTATTTATATTCCTGATGCTCCTAAGATGGACGCCGGTGAGGTGCGCTATATGCTAACTACAGATTGCGAGTTTATTCCTATAACCATGAAACAAGCTATGAATGGCTTACGTCAATTTGGTAAAGGTTTGGATCCCGAAGTGTTTTCAGGAATTAAATAA
- a CDS encoding lipid-binding SYLF domain-containing protein — protein sequence MKVLKNVFILLVVCTMSFAVNGQSKKDKKIIKESDEAVKTLLEVNPELRDFFDNSAGCVIFPNVGKGGFIVGGASGNGVLYQYGHKKGMAGLKELSVGIQAGGQALIEVIFFEQLEDVEKFKEGKFEFDAGISAVALKKGESLDAKYKDGVAVFTHSKAGLMAEASVGGQKFSYKAFK from the coding sequence ATGAAAGTATTAAAGAATGTATTTATTTTATTGGTAGTGTGCACCATGTCTTTTGCTGTAAATGGGCAAAGTAAAAAGGATAAAAAAATAATTAAAGAATCTGACGAAGCTGTAAAAACACTTTTAGAAGTTAACCCTGAATTGAGAGATTTTTTTGATAATTCTGCGGGTTGCGTAATTTTTCCAAATGTTGGTAAAGGTGGATTTATTGTTGGTGGAGCTTCCGGAAATGGTGTATTATATCAATACGGACACAAAAAAGGAATGGCTGGTTTAAAAGAACTCAGCGTAGGTATTCAAGCTGGTGGGCAGGCATTAATTGAAGTTATCTTTTTTGAGCAATTGGAAGATGTTGAAAAATTTAAAGAAGGCAAGTTTGAATTCGATGCAGGTATTTCTGCAGTAGCCCTAAAAAAAGGGGAAAGCTTAGATGCTAAATATAAAGATGGCGTAGCTGTATTTACACATTCTAAAGCTGGACTAATGGCTGAAGCTTCTGTTGGAGGACAGAAATTTAGTTACAAAGCATTTAAATAG
- a CDS encoding helix-turn-helix domain-containing protein, protein MKVFVKFDYPIVCKRILETQLEALNIPYKLNGIGEIELASDLKEEKKKALIEGLAYYGVEIIQDEKDVLVQRIKDLVSEMVYNSNENKAYNTSTLLSKKLNYTYSYLSSVFSEVTYSSIENFVILKKIDYAKDLMASNDRLTLTEIAHRLQYSSVAHLSGQFKKITGLTPSSFQKIMAKRKERT, encoded by the coding sequence GATTATCCTATAGTTTGTAAGCGTATTTTAGAGACGCAATTAGAAGCCTTAAACATTCCGTATAAATTAAATGGAATCGGAGAAATTGAATTGGCTTCAGATTTAAAAGAAGAAAAGAAAAAAGCGCTTATTGAGGGTTTAGCGTATTATGGCGTAGAAATTATTCAAGATGAAAAAGATGTTTTAGTACAGCGTATTAAAGATCTTGTTTCGGAAATGGTATATAATTCTAACGAAAATAAAGCCTACAATACATCTACTTTACTTTCAAAAAAACTAAATTATACGTACAGCTATTTGTCTAGTGTGTTTTCTGAGGTTACTTATTCTTCAATCGAGAATTTTGTAATCTTAAAAAAAATAGATTACGCTAAAGATTTAATGGCAAGCAACGATAGATTAACGCTTACTGAAATTGCTCACAGATTGCAATACAGTAGCGTGGCCCATTTGTCTGGACAGTTTAAAAAAATAACAGGATTAACACCGTCGAGCTTCCAAAAGATTATGGCGAAGCGTAAAGAACGGACTTAA